A single genomic interval of Spirosoma linguale DSM 74 harbors:
- a CDS encoding hypothetical protein (KEGG: xac:XAC3596 hypothetical protein) translates to MSATITAPITSPLAPRLQKVASLLITLPIFCFVLFVWTYAVNVPWFDDIDAFLGFTLAFTNAADLSDKIYNIFVPNNEHRIVVAKLITLAMYYLTGEVNFRWLILIALLFMLGTLALFGRVFRSMRVSWLLFAPVPFLMLQPQYYLTSLWSIPGLQHPVVICLTLSSLYLLTRSGRSQFAGAVIMQVFATLSMSNGLMGWVAGGLVLALHKKWYKLAGWLAGSVLAVVLYFYNFQSASRTGESLAYSLAHPLQAIAAFFTFTGGLFDFIPAVKNVWRYAPPTVGGVVLAALVLGLLYRMNRNLWTVNAQRVDERLEKRRLFFSGAYVFFYGNAAIIALLRLRYGYDVMVVSNYMIYPAVLTALVYLNILSECVTWRAQQWCLRIGLAGGILIWLFTYGYYWPKMAFRKQMLLTSAMNQKHNDIGLGATWGTPFAEVARSIMRESVSRGIYHYPDSYITPVEPILMSMNSTVTTDSCLSMDLSGGEVIYKTATAANAYPTGLDQAAIVVKSDRRTILYASETPFTFRNFWLNKPVTSAHSEILTIVLAPGRYQVGVLTPSLPNQPVRFSCQSLTVPK, encoded by the coding sequence ATGTCTGCGACGATTACCGCACCAATCACAAGTCCTCTTGCTCCCCGTTTACAGAAAGTTGCTTCTCTACTAATTACGTTACCAATTTTCTGCTTTGTTCTCTTTGTATGGACGTATGCCGTAAACGTGCCCTGGTTCGATGATATTGACGCTTTTCTGGGGTTCACTCTGGCTTTTACCAATGCTGCCGACCTTTCCGATAAAATCTATAACATCTTTGTCCCGAACAACGAGCATCGGATTGTAGTCGCCAAACTGATTACACTCGCCATGTATTACCTGACGGGAGAAGTCAATTTTAGGTGGCTTATTCTTATTGCGTTGCTGTTTATGCTGGGTACGCTGGCCTTGTTCGGCCGCGTGTTTCGGTCCATGCGGGTGTCGTGGCTGTTGTTTGCACCGGTGCCTTTTCTGATGCTGCAACCACAGTATTACCTGACGAGCCTGTGGTCTATACCGGGGCTCCAGCATCCGGTGGTTATCTGCCTGACACTGTCGTCGCTGTACTTACTGACGAGGTCTGGCCGTAGCCAGTTTGCCGGAGCGGTAATCATGCAGGTATTTGCGACCCTGTCCATGAGCAATGGCCTTATGGGCTGGGTGGCTGGAGGATTAGTGCTGGCTCTCCATAAAAAATGGTATAAGCTGGCCGGTTGGCTGGCTGGCAGTGTGCTGGCCGTTGTACTCTATTTCTATAATTTTCAAAGCGCCAGCCGTACCGGCGAGAGTTTAGCCTATAGTCTGGCACATCCGCTACAGGCTATCGCTGCTTTTTTTACGTTCACTGGGGGGCTGTTCGACTTTATCCCGGCCGTCAAAAACGTGTGGCGGTACGCTCCCCCAACGGTGGGTGGTGTGGTGCTGGCCGCCCTGGTGTTAGGTCTGCTTTACCGTATGAATCGAAACTTGTGGACGGTTAACGCTCAACGGGTGGACGAGCGTTTGGAGAAGCGACGGTTGTTTTTTAGCGGAGCCTACGTTTTCTTTTACGGCAATGCGGCTATTATCGCCCTGCTGCGGCTTCGGTACGGTTATGATGTGATGGTCGTGAGCAATTACATGATTTACCCGGCTGTCCTGACGGCACTCGTCTACCTCAATATATTGAGTGAGTGCGTCACCTGGCGGGCACAGCAGTGGTGCCTTCGTATCGGGTTAGCCGGCGGTATACTGATCTGGCTGTTTACGTACGGGTATTACTGGCCCAAAATGGCCTTTCGAAAACAGATGTTGCTGACCAGTGCGATGAACCAGAAACATAATGATATTGGGCTGGGTGCTACCTGGGGAACCCCATTTGCCGAAGTGGCCCGCTCAATAATGCGCGAGTCCGTCAGTCGGGGTATATACCATTACCCCGACAGCTATATTACGCCGGTTGAACCGATATTGATGTCGATGAACAGCACCGTAACGACTGATTCCTGTTTGTCGATGGACCTGTCTGGAGGAGAGGTGATTTACAAGACTGCCACGGCGGCCAATGCATACCCAACGGGTTTAGACCAGGCGGCTATTGTTGTTAAGTCGGACCGGCGCACAATCCTATATGCGTCTGAAACGCCATTTACGTTTCGGAATTTCTGGCTGAACAAACCGGTAACATCGGCACATTCAGAAATTCTTACTATCGTACTGGCACCGGGTCGTTATCAGGTAGGTGTATTGACACCCTCACTGCCAAACCAACCGGTTCGATTCAGTTGCCAATCGTTGACGGTTCCGAAGTAA
- a CDS encoding histidine kinase (PFAM: ATP-binding region ATPase domain protein; response regulator receiver; Two component regulator three Y domain protein; Two component regulator propeller; helix- turn-helix- domain containing protein AraC type; histidine kinase A domain protein~SMART: response regulator receiver; Helix-turn- helix, AraC domain; histidine kinase A domain protein; ATP- binding region ATPase domain protein~KEGG: sde:Sde_0667 response regulator receiver domain-containing protein), whose product MNVQRITLVVLLWVYFTLASAQIVQRLTTATGLPNSTITGLVQDQAGFIWVSTADGLARYDGQNIRVFRREQQANSLTENSIVHLQKLTDGTFLVQTHAGNFQRFNPETEQFKKFLPVQQQGQQRIEDGFVTADGNGFWALWRGIKVQYYDLKRHHIRLWTEQQLGPNTRFMDSMLPASTGYVYVHNHQGIVEINSINGTHREFPFPGLLTHWMSRAMLAPDGVIMAERANGDILILGRHHLLILNPKTGRYQNVPIPDPVVPKEGYGIRVLADGNVYVGAGHRLYLFTSANQFELKYERPKGTRQIPAYTIPYLLDRSGVYWLLTEDGIVQVDSRKAPFEAYRYEVDWKTDLLKKVLGITPPSWKDSSGDSWTRFTYDLNKLWFIDVASLYQCAPQQQLRRISSDYTGDSCACKITLKMDRRGHLWIYGNAKGGLMDIEPTTQTRRIWQKSFVPLTFVNPGLDLCDIQPMGNTVWMASYQGKGLYNYSLEQKKIVAQLLHDPADSHSLPSNQLLCLLADPQQPETVLWLGTVDAGLVRFDTKTGIFRTFTRQTGLPNNTINSLQTDEQGFIWAATNNGLIRLNPDTFQMRLFSRADGLQDDEFVFAASTQLPDGRLAFGSPSGMTIFRPAAIQEDTFAPPVVLSALRINNELVEVNDTLPVLSEPINTIKRLVLRYSQNFLTFEFAALQFNKPDKIHYRYRLTGVDRDWVDAGIRHTANYTQLRPGNYLFEVMSTNTDGRWSRNTKQLAIRIMPPLWASWWAYVVYILTFGGCLTGLVRFRNKQRHQKQEAAQLKTLNELKTRFFDNITHEFRTPLSLILSPTEKLLSESKHDGPTRQALATIKRNGTLLLRLINQLLDLSKLEAGGMTVSLVRCNIPQFISQLVESFRPVVVQKGIKLLVTVEESQQEHLFDMDKWATILTNLLSNAQKFTSAGGCITVTVSSPDEHSRCVTISDTGIGIPADKLPYIFDRFFQIDDTQTRAYEGTGIGLALVKELLHRLGGSINVVSQPGAGTTFTVLLPVLASHPDADIPTVTESLYVSDIATYMPDRPLVHTESSSANMPLILVVEDNIELRDFIANELSQSYRVLTARNGQEGWEQVRSELPDVVISDIMMPDLDGYALTRQLKTNTLTNHIAVILLTARASQESRMNGLMQGADDYLTKPFSISELKQRICNLLTRQQALRAYYVQQITESDLPLSTETLADGFMQRLYEVIDIHLSDSAFGVEELAYQMGISRRTLHRKLTATVNQSANDVIRQHRLKRAAQLLLAGHNVSETAYLVGYESPGHFSLIFRDFYQRTPTEYIQR is encoded by the coding sequence ATGAATGTCCAACGGATAACGTTGGTCGTTTTGCTATGGGTATACTTTACGTTGGCATCCGCTCAGATCGTACAACGGCTTACCACAGCAACCGGCCTGCCTAACTCAACAATTACCGGACTGGTACAAGATCAGGCCGGATTCATCTGGGTTAGTACTGCCGATGGGCTAGCACGCTACGACGGTCAGAACATCAGGGTTTTTCGTCGTGAGCAACAGGCAAACTCATTAACCGAGAATTCTATTGTTCACTTACAAAAACTTACCGACGGCACTTTCCTCGTGCAGACACATGCGGGCAACTTTCAACGTTTCAATCCTGAAACGGAGCAGTTCAAAAAATTCTTACCGGTTCAGCAGCAGGGACAACAACGGATAGAAGATGGATTCGTGACTGCCGACGGAAACGGATTTTGGGCGCTGTGGCGGGGCATTAAAGTTCAGTACTACGACCTTAAACGGCACCATATCCGGCTCTGGACTGAACAGCAATTAGGCCCAAATACCCGGTTTATGGACTCCATGCTGCCTGCCTCAACGGGATACGTTTATGTGCATAATCACCAGGGAATCGTTGAGATTAATTCGATTAACGGAACCCATCGGGAGTTTCCATTCCCGGGTCTGCTAACGCACTGGATGAGCCGCGCCATGTTAGCCCCAGACGGTGTCATCATGGCCGAACGGGCGAATGGCGATATACTGATTTTAGGCAGACACCACCTGCTGATTCTGAACCCAAAAACCGGCCGCTATCAAAATGTGCCGATTCCAGACCCCGTTGTTCCTAAAGAAGGATATGGCATCCGGGTGCTGGCGGATGGAAATGTGTATGTAGGCGCTGGCCACCGACTCTATCTCTTTACATCCGCCAACCAGTTTGAGTTGAAGTATGAACGGCCTAAAGGAACCCGACAAATACCGGCTTACACAATCCCGTACCTACTGGACCGCTCCGGGGTGTACTGGTTATTGACAGAAGACGGTATTGTTCAGGTCGACTCCCGCAAAGCGCCCTTCGAAGCCTATCGGTACGAGGTTGACTGGAAGACCGATCTGTTGAAGAAGGTGCTTGGTATAACTCCACCTTCCTGGAAAGACTCCAGTGGCGACAGCTGGACACGATTTACCTATGACCTTAACAAACTTTGGTTCATTGACGTCGCTTCGTTGTACCAGTGTGCCCCGCAGCAGCAGTTACGCCGAATATCCAGTGACTATACCGGCGACAGTTGCGCCTGCAAGATTACCTTAAAAATGGACCGGAGAGGTCATTTATGGATCTACGGGAATGCGAAAGGCGGGTTGATGGACATTGAGCCAACAACTCAAACCCGACGAATCTGGCAAAAGAGTTTTGTTCCTCTGACGTTTGTGAATCCCGGCCTCGATTTGTGTGACATTCAGCCCATGGGAAACACGGTCTGGATGGCTTCCTATCAGGGAAAAGGGTTGTATAACTACTCTCTTGAGCAAAAAAAGATCGTCGCACAGCTGCTGCACGATCCTGCCGATAGCCACTCATTACCCAGCAATCAGCTACTCTGCCTACTGGCCGACCCCCAGCAGCCAGAAACAGTGCTGTGGCTGGGAACGGTAGATGCCGGGTTGGTCCGGTTTGATACAAAGACGGGTATTTTCCGAACCTTCACCCGGCAAACAGGCCTTCCGAACAACACCATCAATAGTTTACAGACCGATGAACAGGGTTTTATTTGGGCAGCGACCAACAACGGGTTGATACGCCTGAACCCCGACACCTTTCAGATGCGCCTGTTCTCACGCGCCGATGGCTTGCAGGATGATGAATTTGTGTTTGCCGCGTCTACCCAATTACCCGATGGACGTCTGGCATTCGGTAGCCCGTCAGGTATGACAATTTTCAGGCCGGCCGCCATTCAGGAGGATACGTTTGCTCCACCGGTCGTTCTATCGGCCCTACGCATTAACAATGAACTGGTAGAAGTCAACGACACCCTCCCCGTTTTATCAGAGCCGATCAATACGATTAAACGCCTGGTTCTCCGCTACAGCCAGAACTTTCTGACGTTCGAGTTTGCCGCTTTACAATTTAACAAGCCCGACAAGATTCACTACCGATACCGACTGACGGGCGTTGACCGGGACTGGGTCGATGCGGGAATCCGACATACGGCCAATTATACCCAACTCCGGCCGGGTAATTACCTGTTTGAGGTAATGTCTACCAATACAGATGGCCGGTGGAGCCGAAACACAAAACAATTGGCGATTCGCATCATGCCCCCATTATGGGCGAGCTGGTGGGCTTACGTAGTATATATCCTCACATTTGGCGGGTGCCTGACTGGCCTTGTACGATTTCGAAATAAACAGCGCCATCAGAAACAGGAGGCCGCACAGCTTAAAACCCTGAACGAACTAAAAACGCGTTTTTTTGATAACATCACCCACGAGTTCAGGACACCTTTATCCCTCATTCTTTCGCCAACTGAAAAGTTGCTGAGTGAATCGAAACATGATGGGCCGACTCGCCAGGCACTGGCAACGATAAAACGGAACGGTACCCTGCTTCTGCGCCTGATCAATCAACTACTCGATTTATCGAAGCTGGAAGCGGGCGGCATGACCGTATCCCTGGTACGATGCAACATACCCCAATTTATCAGTCAGTTAGTTGAATCGTTTCGGCCAGTTGTAGTGCAAAAGGGCATTAAGTTGCTCGTTACGGTCGAAGAAAGCCAGCAGGAGCATCTGTTCGATATGGATAAGTGGGCAACCATTCTCACAAATTTGCTGTCCAATGCTCAGAAATTCACCAGTGCGGGCGGCTGCATAACGGTTACGGTAAGCAGCCCGGACGAACACTCCCGGTGTGTAACCATTTCGGACACCGGCATTGGGATACCGGCAGACAAACTGCCTTATATATTTGACCGTTTTTTTCAGATTGACGACACTCAAACCCGCGCTTACGAAGGAACAGGCATCGGTCTTGCTCTGGTCAAGGAACTCCTTCATAGGCTGGGCGGGAGCATCAACGTGGTGAGCCAGCCTGGCGCAGGCACTACGTTTACCGTTTTACTGCCCGTTTTGGCTTCTCATCCCGATGCAGACATACCGACAGTAACAGAATCGCTTTATGTATCTGACATAGCTACGTATATGCCAGACCGTCCGCTGGTTCATACTGAGAGTTCATCGGCAAATATGCCATTGATTCTGGTTGTGGAAGACAATATTGAGCTTCGTGATTTTATTGCTAATGAGCTGAGTCAATCTTACCGGGTTCTGACTGCTCGAAATGGACAGGAAGGTTGGGAACAGGTAAGAAGTGAACTGCCGGATGTAGTTATTTCAGATATCATGATGCCGGACTTGGATGGCTACGCACTCACCCGGCAACTAAAAACGAATACCCTCACCAATCACATTGCCGTGATACTGCTCACGGCCCGAGCTTCCCAGGAGAGCCGGATGAATGGGTTGATGCAGGGCGCGGATGACTATCTGACCAAACCTTTTAGCATTAGTGAATTAAAGCAGCGAATTTGTAACCTGCTCACCCGACAACAAGCGCTGCGGGCCTATTACGTGCAGCAAATCACGGAGTCAGATTTACCTTTATCTACCGAAACCTTAGCTGATGGCTTTATGCAGCGACTCTACGAGGTTATCGACATACACTTGTCTGACAGCGCCTTCGGAGTAGAGGAACTGGCTTATCAAATGGGTATAAGCCGACGTACGCTCCATCGTAAACTGACGGCTACGGTCAACCAGTCGGCCAATGATGTGATTCGCCAGCATCGGTTAAAGCGGGCCGCCCAACTTCTGCTGGCGGGTCATAATGTATCCGAAACAGCCTATCTCGTCGGGTACGAGAGCCCGGGGCATTTCTCACTGATTTTCAGGGATTTTTACCAACGAACACCGACAGAATATATTCAACGGTAG